The Hymenobacter sp. DG01 sequence TCTGCTCCTGATGGGCCCGCAGCAGCACGGCACCCGAGTAGGCATACAATACTACCAGCGTGGCAATAGCCAGGGGCAGGCCCCCCGTGAAGTAGAAGCCCGGCAACAGCAACAGCCAGTCGGTAAGGCTGCCGAGGCGGCCGCGCTGCCGCTTGCCAAGCACTGACAGGGCCAGCACCCCGGCCAAAGAAGCCAGGTAAGGCAGCAGGGGCGCCCGCAGCTGCCCCGCGTAAATATCAGACTCTCCGAACAAGGCCAGACCCAGCGTAAACAGGAAGGCTGCCACCAGCGGCGGGCCCTGCAAAGCCCGACCGGCCGGCCGGTCGGGCTGCCAGTCGCCGAAGGCATACACCAGCATGGCCGGAATAAAGAACCAGGTAATTTTAACGTGCAAATGGTTAATCAGCAAGGCTGCCTGCCAGAGCAGACCCGTGGCCAGCACTCCGCCCAGCAGGGCATCGGGGCGGCGCCACCAGTAGTAGCCCAGCCCCAAGGCCGTGCCGATGGCCGTGAGGTAGCTAAACGCGCCTAGCTGCCCCGTGTTATAGCCCTGCACGATGCCGCTGATAACAGCCGTCATCAGGAAAAGTAGCCGGCTGCGGTACAGCCACGTCAGGGCCATGCCGGCCACCGCCCAGGCCAGCAGACCCGTCAGGTCGTAGCCGATGAGCTGGTAAAGCTGGCTGGTCAGTACAATGCTGGCCCCGAACAGAATCAGCCCCAGGGCAATCAGGCCCATGCCCAGGTTGAGGTTGCCACGGCGCCGGAAATACTCGCCGCCGGCGTAGGCTCCGCACAAGGAGCCCAGCAGCAACGCCAGGCGCACCACCTCGGGTAGGCCCTGCCAGTTGGCCGCTACCACGCTCAGGGCGCTCAAACCTACCAGCAGGGAACCCAGCAGCGGCAGCAGTCCAATAGCGGTGGCATCAGTGGGGTAGAGGTCCAGCAGCTGCTCGCGCTGCGTCTCCGTAATAATGCCCTTCTGCACCCACTCGCGCCCGTCGGTATCCAGTAGCTTACGACTCATAATACCGGCAACTTACGCAGGATGCGGGAAGTGGGCAGAGGCTTAGTTATTCTTCCACGTGGTTTCGTCGGCTGGGCCAAGCTTTCCGCTCCCGGCGACGCTGCTCAGCGCGGTGGTCAACGTGACCCGCATAGCAAATTCGTCTGTCGGTGTCAAAACTCATAACGCCTTCCGCAAGACGTGCTCCTTGTCGAACCATCAGGCCGTTGAAGGGGCAGGTGTCGTAGCCACAGTTGTGCTTGGCGTACGTACCAAAATTGCGGTGCCGGATGCGCTTCTCGGTGAGGATGCGCTGCTGCGTCCGGCTGATTTCAACCCACGCTGCCCGCTCATCGGCCACGGTTAGCTTCTGCCCCAGGGTGCTGAGACGGAAGTAGGTGTCTGGGTCTTTCAGTTGTAGAAACTCGTAGAATTTCGGGAACACCGCTGCCGCCGCATCCCGCAGACGTAGCTGCTGCTCTAGATTCAGCTTCTCGTTTTCCAACAAACTGCGGAACAGCCCCAGCGAGTTAAAATCGGTATAGCGCCGATAGTGAGCGAGCAGGTAGTGATAATCAGCTTCCGTAAGTTGATTCAGCCGACGATTGAGCTTCATAGCAGATATATGTAGTTACTCCTGCTTCCGCGCCCGGGTCATTTCGCGCTTGCCGGGCGGGCCCGGCACCTTCTCCACCAGCCAGCCGGCCGCTTTCAGGCTGCGCCGAAACGAGCCCTTAGCGCAGTAGCTGACCAGCACGCCGCCGGGGGCAGCTGCTTCATAGAGTTGGGCAAACACCTCATCGGTCCACATATCGGGCTGCTTTTCCGGGGCAAAGGCGTCGAAGTAAATAACCTGGTAGGTATCCTGGGAAAGGGGTGTAGCCTGCAGCTCTCCGGAGCACTTCAGCAGCACGAAGTTGGGCGTGAGCGTAACGGGGCGGTTCCAGGCGGCGGCGTGCAGCTGGTGCTGGTAGTCCTGCAGCTCGGGGCCCGAGAGGTAACTTTCAGGGTGCATTTGACTGACTACCTCCCAGGGCAGCGGAAACTTCTCGATGGTGTCGTAGAAAATCTGCTGGCTGGCGCTGAGGCTGCGCTCCAGGGTCAACAGAGCATTCAGGCCCGTGCCAAAGCCTACCTCCAGCACCCAAACCAACTGGTTGGCCTCGGTCAGGGCCGGCTCCAGACCGGCGGCCAGATACACATGGCGCGCCTCCTGCAGGGCGCCGTGGGTGCTGTGGTAGTGCTCATTCAGGGCGGGCACGTACAGGGTACTGGAGCCGTCGGCGGTGGCGCGAACTTCAACGTGAGGTGTAAACATGGGAGGGAGCGGAGAGAAAGAAACCAGGCCCCAGAGCCGCGAGGGGCAGTGCAGAGCTTGGCTAATATACTGCGTTTGAGGTTTCGGCGGTAGCAGGGGGTAGGGTGGCTGTGGTGGCAGGCGCCATTCAAGGTGCAGGGGCTAAGCGGCCCTGGTTGCGCCAACCCCGAAAATCCGCCGTACTTTATCGGCTTCTCCATTGGCCTACCCCATGCCCCGCGTTAAAGTTCAGCTCCCCGAAACCTACCTGCTCACCGTCGAAATTCCGGTGCGCATCACCGACCTCAACTACGGCGCCCACCTCGGCAACGATGCCCTGCTCAGCATCCTGCACGAAGCGCGGGTGCAGTTTCTGCGCCACTTGGGCCACGCCGAATACGACCCGGCCACCGGCCTGGGCCACATCATGGCTGATGTAGCCATTGAGTACAAGGGCGAAGGGTTTTACGGCGACGTGCTGCACATTCAGATGGCCGCCACCGACCTCGGCAAGTACGGCTTCGATTTGGTGTACTGGGTGAAAAACCAGGCGGGTCGCGAAATTGCCCGCGCCAAAACCGGTATGCTCGGCTTCAACTACAACACCCGCCAGCTCCTACCCCTGAGCGAGGAGCAAGCTGCCCGCCTGCGTGGAGAGAAGGCAGGGTAGGAGGGTAAGAGGGTGTGGGGGTAGGAGGGGAGGAGAATCGGAAAGTTGGCCTTGCATGGCTGGGTGAGGGTGAGGCTGCCCCTGCCACAAGCTGAAAACCAAATTCTTTCTCACACCCTCCCGCCCCCACACCCTCCTACCCCCACACCCTCCTACCCCCATACCCTCCTACCCCCACACCCTCCTCCCCCCACACCCTCCTCCCCCCACACCCTCCTACCCCCATACCCTCCTACCCTCTTACCCTAATCCCTCGTCGGCACTTTTTTTGGGTTCAGCGGGTTGAGGGATGTTCTGGAAAAGAAGACCTAGGGGTTCGACTTTCCGCCTTGTATCTTTGCAGTTATGATGATTGACTTGCCCGTAGTTTCGAAGCGCGATATCCGCAAGCTCACCCCCGACGAGCTCAAGGCCTTTATGGTGGAGCACGGCGAGAAGCCTTTCCGGGCCAAGCAGGTACTGGAGTGGCTGTGGAAAAACACGGCTTCCTCGTTTGAGGAGATGAACAACATCTCCCTGGCTATGCGTGAGCTGCTGGCCCGGCACTTCGTCATCAATGGCGTGCAGGTGCAGAACTCCCAGCTTTCCAACGACGGTACCATCAAATCGGCCTTCCGCCTGCACGATGGCAACATTGTGGAGGGCGTGCTCATCCCGCACGATACGCGCATGACGGCCTGCATCAGCTCGCAGGTAGGCTGCTCCCTGACCTGCAAGTTCTGCGCTACCGGCTACATGGAGCGCAAGCGTAACCTCGATGCCGCCGAAATCTACGACCAGGTGGTACGCATCCGGGAGCAGTGCGAGGCTCAGTACGGCACCCCGCTCACCAACATCGTGTACATGGGCATGGGCGAGCCGCTGCTGAACTACGCCAACGTGGTAAAAAGTATTGAGCGCATCACGGCTCCCGACGGCCTCAACATGGCCCCGCGTCGCATCACCGTCAGCACCGCCGGTATTGCCAAGATGATCAAGAAGCTGGCCGACGACGGTGTAAAAGCTAATCTGGCCCTCTCCCTGCACGCGCCTAACGACGCCAAGCGCAACGAAATCATGCCCATCAACGAAGCCAACTCCCTGGCCTCTTTGAAGGACGCCCTCAAGCACTACCACCAGGTAACGGGCCGTAAGGTCACCTACGAGTACATCGTGTTCGAGAGCTTCAACGACACGCTGCAGGATGCCGAGGAGTTGTACCAGATTTCGAAGTGGATTCCCTGCAAGGTGAACCTCATCGAGTACAACCCCATCGAAAATGCCGACTACGTGAATACCGCCGATGACAAGCTGATGGCTTTTCACAAGTACTTGGCCGACCGGGGCGTGCAAACCAATGTGCGCCGCTCCCGGGGTAAGGACATAGATGCCGCCTGCGGGCAGCTGGCCGTGAAGGAAAAAGCCGAGGTAGCGTAGGCTTTCCTTCCTACCCCCTTCTAAACACAGAGACGCCGCAACCAGCTGGTTGCGGCGTCTCTGTGTTTAGAAGAGAAAACGGTGATTTACTTGTGTTTCATGTACTCGTCAATGCCGAGCTGGAGCATGTAGGTAGGGCATTGCTGAATAATAAGCAGGGCGATTTTCTGGCCTACACCTTCCATGAGCTTGTTGTTCTTCATGTTGTCCAGGCCGTAAAGGTTGGCCAGGGGCTCCATGTTCTTAAGCATACCTCCCTGCAGGGCCGTCATGATAACGGTGCGGCGTTCCTCCTGGGAGCGGCTGCTCATGAGGCGGGTCGCATTTTCGGCGTCGAGGCGCCGGCAAACGTCCTGGGTAATCAGCTGAAGTACGGGCCGCTCGGCCTCTGTAATGGGCAGCTTGGCCCCGAACTGCGACTGAATAACCCCCACCATCAGCTGCTGGCCCGCCGGGCAGCTCTCCACCAGGCGCAAAATCATGGTCACCTCGAGGGCTTCCCCGGCCTTGTGCGGATTGCTGACTTTATTAGCCTTCATCAGGGTGTTCATCTCGTCGGCATTGGCCAGGATGCTGCTTTCGATAGTGGCGGCCAATATGCTCTGCGCATCCACCTCCGACAGGGAAGCCAGGGGGCGTTTTTGATCTTCTGCCTGCAGCCGCTCACACATAGTGGCCGATACGCGCTGAATAAACCGATGCTGCCCACGCAGCGTGTCGCCGGCCAGAGGCGCGGCTGCCTGAGCAGCGGCACTCAGGCCCAGGCTGCTCACTAACAAAAGGATAATACGTTTCATATTGGCCGGAAATTACAACGAATTCCCCGGCTACAGCGGAGCTTGGGGCATTTTCCGGGGTAGGGTTCCGCGCCGGCTCATGGAGGGCCAGCGGCCGGTAAGGTGCCAACATGGCAACCCGGAATGTGAAAAAGCCAGCGGCCTCATGGGCTACTGGCTTTCCTGGTGCGTTCGGGCGTGCCGCAATAGGCTTAGCCTCTCCAGCGGCCTTCGGCGCGGGGGCGGCCGGTGCTGATTTCTTCCTTCGTCTCACCCTCGGGTACCTCGCGGGTTTCGATGCGCACGGCATGGGCCTTGGGCTGTACCTTCTGGCCGAAGGCATCGGCAAACTCCTGGGTAAACTCGGCCCCGAAGAAGATGATGAGCGAGGAGTAGTTTACCCACAGCAGCAGCACGATGGCCGAGCCCGCCGCTCCAAACGCCGAGCCGGGGTTAGATTGGGCAATGTAGAAGGCAATCAGATACTTACCCACCAAAAACAGTAGGGCCGTGATAACAGCGCCAATGCCCACGTCGCGCCACCGGATAATGGCGTCGGGCAGGAAGCGGTAGATCAGGCCAAACAGCAGGGAGGTAATGAAGAGGGAGAGGGCAAAGTCGATGAGGTGAATAAAGATGACGGCCACCTCCGGAAACCAGCGCTGCAGCTGATCGGTGAACACGCTGAGCAGGGCGCTAATCACGAAGGAAATAAGCAGCAGCAAAGCCACGCTCAGAATCAGGCCGAAGGACAGCAGCCGGTCGCGCACGAACTGCCAGATGCCGTTGCGGGGCTTCACCTTCAAGTTCCAGATGTCGTTGATGCTTTCCTGCAGGGTCACGAAGAAGGTGGTGGCCGCGAAAATCAGCGTGCCAATACCAATGATGGAAGCCACGCCGGTTTTCTGCTGCTTGGTAAACTCGGCAATGGAGTCCTGCAGGAACTTAGCCGAATCGGCACCCAGGAACCCGCGCATCTGCCCGTAAATCTGGCCCGTTACGGCTTCGGCCCCATACACGGAGCTGGCTACCGTAATAACAATCAGCAGCAGGGGCGGGAGCGAGAAGATAGTATAGTAGGACAGAGCCGCCGCGTGCCGGAACGAGTTGTTCACCATGAACTCGCTGGCCGTGGTTTTCAGAATATTAACAACGTCGGAGAAGCGGTAGTGCGTGGCCATAAGGCAGAGGTTTCGGAAGGGAAATGCTGGAGGTACTACGCACCGAGTAGGAGTGGCGTTCGGATCAGCCGGGAAATCCGCCTGATTTACGGCCTGCGCCAGTGCCGGTGCCGGGCCTGCTCCGGCTTTCGTGAAATGGCGGCTACCCCTTCGCCAGGTCCCAGGTCAGCCGCTCAATAGGGGCCTGGCGCAGGGCCTGGGCCAACTCCGCATCGTCTTTGAACTGCAACTGGTGCAGTACGGTAGCCTCCACGCTGACGGTGAACTGCTTGTCGCGGAAAGGCCAGGGCTGCACCCGTACCGGGCCCGGCGCCTGGGGCTGCAATACGTGGTAGGGCTGCCCATCGGGGCCTTGGTAAATTTCCAGGGCGCGGCCCATTTCCGGCAGCTCCTGCCGACAGAAAATCAGGCTGAGCCGGTCGCACCAGTGCAGCAGAGTGTATGCGCGCCCGGCATCGGCTTTTTTGATTTTCAGCTCCCGCAGCCAGCGCTTCTGGCAGGCTCGCTGCTCGTCCAGAAAGGCGTCGGTTTCCGGGTTCTGGCCCCGCAGGCTTTCATAAAGGGTACTCAGGTGCATGCTGGTCAGCAGGCTGCGCCAACGCCCCTGAAAGCGGGCCGCCTTCATCAGGCCGGTGGCTTGCTCCAAGGAAAACTCCTTCATAGTAAAGTTGGCGGGGGCTCCGGCGGGCGTAATGCCGTAGTGCCCGTCCCAATCCTGCTGCTCATCGTCGTGCTGGGCAGCGGCGGCCAGCAAGCCCACCCACTGGTCGCAGGGTAGGAAGGCAGGCCACTGGTGCAGCAGCTGGGCCGCCAGCAGGGCGTGGGCTTGCTGATAGATAATCTGCCAGCCGGCCGGGACATGGTTTACAATCATACAAACGGGCGGTATCGGGGTTCCCGCAGAGGAACGCAGAGCAAGCGCGGAGGTTCGCAGAGAGCAAGGGGGTAGCAAGCAAAACGCCCTACCGGATGGGGTAGGGCGCGGACGAGGCGGTAGGGGCGGCTTACTGGCCTAGCGAAGTAGTAGGCAGAAAGGATGGTGCGGCGGGAAGCCGCTTAATAATCTGAGCAGCCCAATAGGCCGGCAACTCTATTTCCACGCCGCCCGCACTAAGTAGGCCTGGCGTGTACTCCGGGTCACTAAAGCGAGTAACTCGAATCTGGGTGGGCGCTCTTAGTACCGTGATGTCAGCGTAAGGAATGCGCACCAGAGAGCTGAAGATCAGGTTTCTCTTAATCACCAGCTCCTGCGTGTCGAAGCCCAGGTGCAGCATTCCACTGTACGTCCCGGTACCAATGCGGGCCGATATTGCCTCGGTAGGGTGTACGTTGTGTACGCTTGCGTACTGGCTATGCAACTGCTTCCAGCCGGGCTGAAAAGGATTGCTCGGCCGGAAGCCGCCGTTGCGCCGAACCATTATTCGCAGGCAGAGAAAACCCAGATACATCATGCCCAGCTGGGCTACCACCTTGCCAATAACTAGCAGCATACTTCCCCGGCTTAGCAGGATAGAGGCAAAACCTACTTCAGTACTACGGCTTCCTTCAGGTGCAGCAGCATGTCGTCGGTCATGCGGTGCAGGTCGAACTGGGGCTGCCAGCCCCAATCCTGGCGGGCCTGGGTGTCGTCGATGCTGGCGGGCCAGGAGTCGGCAATCTGCTGGCGCTGGTCGGGGCGGTAGCTCACCTGAAACTCGGGGTAGTGGCGCTGAATACTGGCCGTAATTTCGCTGGGGCAGAAGCTCATGGCGCCCAGATTGTAGGAACTGCGCACCTTAATGGCCTCGGCCGGGGCGTGCATCAGGTCCAAGGTAGCTTTCAGCGCGTCGGGCATGTACATCATGGGCAGGTAGGTTTCCTCCGAGAGGAAGCACTCGTAGCTCTGGCCCGCCACGGCTTTGTGGTAGATGTCCACGGCGTAATCCGTAGTGCCGCCGCCGGGCAGGCTCTTGTAGCCGATGAGGCCGGGGTAGCGCAGACTGCGCACATCCAGGTCGTGCTTGCGGAAATACCACTCGCACCACTGCTCGCCGGCCAGCTTGCTGATGCCGTACACCGTGTTGGGGTTCATGATGGTCAGCTGGGGCGTGTTCTGGCGGGGCGTATCGGGGCCGAATACGGCAATAGAACTGGGCCAGTACACCTGCTTCACACCCAGGTCCACGGCCGCATCCAGCACATGAAACAGGCCGTCCATATTCAGCTGCCACCCAAACTTGGGGTTCTTCTCGGCCGTGGCCGACAGCAGGGCCGCCAGGTGGTACACCTGCTTGGGCTTGTACTGCCGGATTACTTCTTCCAGGCGGTTTTTATCCAGCACATCCAGCAGCTCAAACGGGCCGGCTTCCTGGGTTTCGGCATCCTGGGGCGCGCGCACGTCGGCGGCCACTACGTTGGAAGCGCCGTAGATCTGGCGCAGCTCGTGGGTGAGCTCCAGGCCCAGCTGTCCGCCGGCGCCGATAACAAGGATGGTGTCGCCGCTGGGGGTAGCGGCCGAAGTGCTGGAGGTGTCCATTCGGGGGTGGTTGAAGGGTAGGGGGTGGATGGGGCTGCAAAGATAACCGGACCGCCCGGTTCTGGGAGGATAACAGATAAAGGAAACCCAGACAACCAAGGCGCCCTCCAGGGTATCTGCTACCCGTAACCCCGACTTAAACCCGCCGCCTGCCGGTCCTGCGTTGGCCTTCTTTTTTGTGCGAACTCCCATCGGCACGACAGCTTGCCTCTATTCCGTATGTTCCGCTTCCTGCTTCTTATGGTTCTGTTTATCAGTCTGCTGGTTTCAGCGCAGGCCCAGGCACCTACCCCCGTTGTGTACCGCAACTTAGTAATGGAAGGGGGCGGCATCCGGGGCATTGCCTACGGCGGGGCGCTGCAGGAACTGGAGCAGCGCGGGGTACTATCCGGTTTGCGACGGGTAGGCGGCACCTCGGCGGGGGCCATTCAGGCGGCGCTGCTGGCTGTGGGCTATTCGCCGCAGGAAATCATTGAGGTGATAAACCACATGCCGGTGCAGCGCCTCAACGACGGTCGGCTCATCTTTTTCGGGGGCAGCACCCGGCTCATCAAGCAGTACGGCTGGTACCGCGGCGACCAGTTCTCGAAATACCTGAGCGAGCTGGTAGCCCGCAAAACCCAGCGCCCCGACCTCACCCTGGGCCAGTTGCACGCCTTGGCTCAGGAGGAGCCTACCCGCTACCGTGACCTGTACACTACCGGTACCAATCTCACCCGCCAGTGCGTGCAGGTGTTCAGCTACGAAACCCACCCCGACATGCGCGTAGCCGACGCCATGCGCATTTCCATGAGCATCCCGCTTTACTTCCGGGCCGTGTTGCTCAACAAGCAGGGCCACGTAGTGCGCCGTCCCGCCAAAGGCCAGGAGGTGGAGGTGCTGGTAGATGGGGGCCTGCTGGCGAATTACCCCATTAATTTGTTTGACCACCCGCGCTATCTGGCAGCGGGTGCCGCACCGGCCGCTACCCTCCCTACCCCCACCAAGTTCGTAAACCCCGAAACCCTGGGCCTGCGCCTCGACCGGGCCGAGCAGATTGCCTACGACACCCAACCCGGCGGCCGGCAGCAGCTGGCGCCCTACCCCATCCAAGACTTCAAATCCTACGTGGGGGCCCTGTACACCCTGGCCCTGGAAAACCTCAACCCTACGCAGCCGGAGGACTGGCCCCGCACCATCAGCATCAACACGCTCGGCTTCAACCCGAAAATCAAGCGCATGTCGGAGGGGCAGAAGCGGCAGTTGATGGAAAGCGGGAGGGTAGGAGCGCAGGCTTTTTTTGAGCGTCTGTAAAGCCGATGCTCGGTTACAAAGTATCGGTCCACAGCTCCGGATAGTAGGCCGGGCATACGCAGTGAGGAGCGAGCCAAGGTGGGTCGATGATCCGGGGCTGGCAAAAACCTAGAATCTTTTCTACTGCCTCGGCGGCCGCCACGGTACGGGTGGTTACTTCGTAGGGGTTATCCTGGTCGAACAGGCTGATTTCAAGCCGTGGCTCGGGAGGCTTCTGGGCTCTGAGCCAGACCTGCTGCCCGGCCAGCATTACGCGCCTCGCAAATTGAGGAAAGCCGGAGGAAGAATCGACGGCTACCCCCAGCTGAGCGAGCAACTGACGTATATCGGCCTCATCGGTGTAGTGCAGGGCCACCAGCAGCTGGTCGCCATCGTTGGCATGGCCCCCAATGGCTTTACAGAACCGGAAGTACTGCAAGCGCCGGGCCCAGGTGCCTAGCTCGGCGCGGGAGTGCCGCCGGAACAGGTAGTCAAGCCAGCGCGGGTCGTGCGTATCCTGAGATGCCATAGTGGGTAAAGATGAGCAAGATGGCTGACATGCGCGCTCCTCGGGGCGGCATTGGGCAACTAGGAAGTGTTAACAGTGAATATCTTGCGGTATGGAGCAGATGTTAACCGAGGCACAATGGGCGCGGCTAGCGCCGCTGCTGCCGGGCCGGCCGGGCACGAGCGGGGGGCGAGGGCGCGACAACCGGCAGTTCGTGGAGGCCGTGCTGTGGCTGGCGCGCAACGGGGCCCGGTGGCGGGCGCTGCCGAAAGAGCGCGGCAATTGGCACACGACGTACACGCGCTTCCAGCGCTGGGCCGCCTCGGGCGTGTGGCAACGCGTGTTCGAAGCCGTACAGGACGAGGCCGCCCTGCACACGCTGCTGGTGGACTCGACCACCGTGCGGGCGCACCAGCACGCGAGCGGCGCGCGCAAAAAAACGGGCCGCAAGCCCTCGGCCGTTCGCGCGGCGGGCTGACATGCAAGCTGCACCTGGCCGCCGATGCGCGCGGCCGGCCGCGGCGCTGCCGCCTGACGGCGGGCCACAGCCACGACGCCCCGCAGGCCTTGCCCTTGCTGGAGGGCCTGGCGCCGGCTTATGTGGTGGCCGACCGCGGCTACGACTCGGACCCGCTGGTGGCCGCGCTAGCCGCCCGCGGCACGCAGGCCGTGATTCCGCCCCGGCGAAACCGCCGCCAGCCGCGGGCCTACGACGCGGCCCGCTACGCCCAGCGCCACGCCGTGGAGCGGCTCTTCAGCCGCCTCAAGCAGTTTCGCCGCGTCGCCACGCGCTACGATAAGCTCGATGCCCATTTCTTGGCCTTCATCCATCTCGCGGCAACCGTCGTCTGGTTACGTGATTGTTAACACTTCCTAGTAGCTTCAGGCTAGTATCTTTGGGTTACTACTCAACTCTAGCTTTCCACCGATGTACACCACCCTCCAGCCGGACCTCGAAAAGCAGCTTCAGGAAATTAAGGATGCGGGCCTCTACAAAAAGGAGCGCGTGATTACCTCGCCCCAGGGCGCCGAAATTGAAACCACCGAGGCCGGTGAAGTGCTGAACTTCTGCGCCAACAACTACCTGGGGTTGTCGTCGCACCCGGAGGTAGTGCGGGCCGCCAAAGAAGCCATTGATACTCACGGCTACGGTATGTCGTCGGTGCGCTTTATCTGCGGCACTCAGGATATTCATAAGCAGCTGGAGCAGAAGCTGGCCGAGTTTCTGGGCACCGAGGATACCATTCTGTACGCAGCAGCTTTTGATGCTAACGGCGGCGTGTTCGAACCCCTGTTCAACGAGCAGGATGCCATTATTTCTGACGCTCTGAACCACGCTTCCATTATTGATGGCGTGCGCCTGTGCAAGGCTCAGCGCTACCGCTACGCCCACAACGACATGCAGGACCTGGAAAAGCAGCTCCAGGACGCCGTAGCCAAAGGCACCCGCCACCGCATCATCGTGACGGATGGCTCGTTCTCTATGGACGGCACCATTGCCCAGCTCGATAAAATCTGCGACCTGGCGGATAAGTACCAGGCCCTGGTGATGATTGACGAGTGCCATAGCATGGGTTTCTTGGGCAAAACCGGCCGCGGCACCCACGAGTACCGCAACGCCATGGGCCGCGTGGATATCATTACGGGCACGCTCGGCAAGGCCCTCGGCGGGGCTATGGGTGGCTTCACTTCGGGCCGCAAGGAAATTATTGACATGCTGCGTCAGCGCAGCCGCCCCTACCTGTTCAGCAACACCCTGGCTCCGGCCATTGTGGGCGCCTCACTACGGGTACTGGAGCTGCTCACGGAAAGCACCGAGCTGCGCGACCGGCTGGAAGAAAACACCAAATACTTCCGCGCCAAGATGACGGAAGCCGGCTTCGACATCAAGCCCGGCGAGCACCCCATCGTGCCCGTGATGCTCTACGATGCCAAGCTCAGCCAGGAGTTTGCCGCCAAAATGCTCGAAAAGGGTATTTATGTGGTGGGCTTTTACTACCCCGTGGTGCCCCAGGGCCAGGCCCGCATCCGGGTGCAGCTGAGCGCCGCCCACACCCGCGAGCATCTCGACAAGGCCATCAACGCTTTCATCGAGGTAGGCCGCGAGCTGGGCACCATCAAGGAGCCCTCGGCCCAGCAGCCGGAAGCCGGCCAGGTAGTGCAAAACACGCCGTAAGCAAGGAAATATTCACAAAAAGGCCCTACAGACTACTGTCGGGCCTTTTTGTGAGCTAATAGATATCAGGCAAGGGTACCTTTGGATAGCGCAGAAAATAGAGTTGCAGTGGCGTGAGTTGGACAGTAAAGATGGATGACCTTGCCACATGTTGCCCAATTCGGGCGACCAACATGCATTCCACTGGAATAGTACCGGCGTAGAGATTGCCCCCATCCAGGTTGATAGCAAAAGAGGAGTTGGAAGCCAGCGTGTCCTGCCAGAAACCGTTGCCGCAGCTGAATCCACTGGGGTAGGTAGGAAGCACCCACTGATTATCCAACCGGAGCACTACCTCAATACCGGGCACTGTTGCATCAGCGCGTTCAACTGGTACTGCCTGGGCCGTTGGGTTGAGTAAATACACACGAATGTGCTGCTTACGGGTAGATTGGGGACAGCAATCGGGCAGCATAACCAGCGCCAAGCTATCGGGTAACGGACGTGGTGCGGCGGCCCGCAATT is a genomic window containing:
- a CDS encoding patatin-like phospholipase family protein yields the protein MVLFISLLVSAQAQAPTPVVYRNLVMEGGGIRGIAYGGALQELEQRGVLSGLRRVGGTSAGAIQAALLAVGYSPQEIIEVINHMPVQRLNDGRLIFFGGSTRLIKQYGWYRGDQFSKYLSELVARKTQRPDLTLGQLHALAQEEPTRYRDLYTTGTNLTRQCVQVFSYETHPDMRVADAMRISMSIPLYFRAVLLNKQGHVVRRPAKGQEVEVLVDGGLLANYPINLFDHPRYLAAGAAPAATLPTPTKFVNPETLGLRLDRAEQIAYDTQPGGRQQLAPYPIQDFKSYVGALYTLALENLNPTQPEDWPRTISINTLGFNPKIKRMSEGQKRQLMESGRVGAQAFFERL
- the kbl gene encoding glycine C-acetyltransferase, with protein sequence MYTTLQPDLEKQLQEIKDAGLYKKERVITSPQGAEIETTEAGEVLNFCANNYLGLSSHPEVVRAAKEAIDTHGYGMSSVRFICGTQDIHKQLEQKLAEFLGTEDTILYAAAFDANGGVFEPLFNEQDAIISDALNHASIIDGVRLCKAQRYRYAHNDMQDLEKQLQDAVAKGTRHRIIVTDGSFSMDGTIAQLDKICDLADKYQALVMIDECHSMGFLGKTGRGTHEYRNAMGRVDIITGTLGKALGGAMGGFTSGRKEIIDMLRQRSRPYLFSNTLAPAIVGASLRVLELLTESTELRDRLEENTKYFRAKMTEAGFDIKPGEHPIVPVMLYDAKLSQEFAAKMLEKGIYVVGFYYPVVPQGQARIRVQLSAAHTREHLDKAINAFIEVGRELGTIKEPSAQQPEAGQVVQNTP